The following are encoded in a window of bacterium genomic DNA:
- a CDS encoding efflux RND transporter periplasmic adaptor subunit, with translation HQLDALTAEEKKLDALLAVYDRQIQDGVIRAPSSGTVLLRNAEPGEVAAPGAVLLRMADLSTLELRVYLNERDLDRVSIGGEVPVLVDAMAADTLRGIVTWVSSEAEFTPKNAQTRDARAQLVYAVKLRVSNPDGKLHIGMPAEIIL, from the coding sequence CCATCAACTGGATGCGCTGACGGCGGAAGAGAAGAAACTTGACGCGCTGTTGGCGGTGTACGACCGGCAGATCCAAGACGGCGTGATCCGCGCTCCGTCAAGCGGAACCGTACTTCTGCGCAACGCGGAACCCGGTGAAGTGGCGGCTCCGGGCGCGGTGCTGCTGCGAATGGCCGACCTGAGCACGCTCGAGCTGCGCGTGTACCTGAACGAGCGCGATCTCGACCGCGTGAGCATCGGAGGGGAAGTGCCGGTACTGGTGGACGCAATGGCTGCCGATACATTGCGCGGGATCGTCACGTGGGTAAGTTCGGAGGCGGAATTCACGCCCAAGAACGCGCAAACGCGGGATGCGCGGGCGCAACTGGTGTACGCGGTGAAGCTGCGCGTTTCCAATCCCGACGGCAAACTGCACATCGGAATGCCGGCTGAGATCATCCTGTAG
- a CDS encoding ATP-binding cassette domain-containing protein: protein MSGDEFAVRAESLTRRFGSFTAVDAIDLTVKPGEIFGFLGANGAGKTTVIRMLCGLLAPTAGEAWVAGISVRKRPDAVKRRIGYMSQKFSLYSDLSVKENLELYGGVYGLRKEEAEKRSRDIVERLGLSDMTDRLPTALPLGFRQRLALGCAVLHRPQILFLDEPTGGVDPVARRTFWDMIYELSDGGATVFVTTHYMDEAEYCGRVSIMDRGRIVALGRPEEIKRESGSRNMQEAFLRVVQT, encoded by the coding sequence ATCAGTGGCGACGAATTCGCGGTTCGCGCCGAAAGTCTGACGCGCAGATTCGGATCGTTCACGGCGGTGGATGCGATTGATCTAACCGTGAAGCCGGGGGAGATTTTCGGATTCCTGGGCGCGAATGGCGCGGGCAAGACTACGGTGATTCGGATGCTGTGCGGACTGCTCGCGCCGACGGCGGGCGAAGCGTGGGTGGCGGGCATCTCCGTGCGAAAACGACCGGACGCCGTCAAACGTCGCATCGGCTACATGAGTCAGAAGTTCAGTCTGTATTCCGATCTTTCCGTGAAGGAAAATCTGGAACTGTACGGCGGTGTATATGGATTGCGAAAGGAAGAGGCGGAGAAGCGGAGTCGGGACATCGTGGAGCGATTGGGGTTGAGTGACATGACCGATCGGCTTCCGACGGCGCTTCCGCTGGGTTTTCGGCAACGATTGGCGCTCGGCTGCGCCGTGCTGCATCGTCCCCAAATTCTCTTCCTGGATGAACCGACAGGGGGAGTGGATCCGGTGGCGCGCCGAACGTTCTGGGACATGATCTACGAACTGTCCGATGGCGGAGCGACCGTGTTCGTGACAACGCATTACATGGACGAGGCGGAATACTGCGGGCGGGTTTCGATTATGGATCGCGGACGTATCGTGGCGCTTGGCAGGCCTGAAGAAATCAAGCGAGAGAGCGGCTCGCGCAATATGCAGGAAGCGTTTCTGAGGGTCGTTCAGACGTGA
- a CDS encoding ABC transporter ATP-binding protein: MTVAESTTRRLHFEDVRKSYGSTPAVAGLSLSVHSGEIVGLIGPDGAGKTTAMRIACALLLPDGGTIEVMERDVVRHPMTAKHHIGYMPQRFSLYPDLTVAENLRFFADLYEVPAKKRAEQEQRLMQFSRLEPFRNRRAGKLSGGMKQKLALSCTLIHTPEILILDEPTTGVDPLSRQEFWTILRELASRGHALLVSTPYMDEAELCDRVALMYRGRVLAAGTPSEVTGQFRRRLLEITGRDAATTFRRLSSEIVGDIRVNRFGERVHVVYDTDEQETWVRRQIKEADITVRAVQPTIEDVFVERMGRGEELA; the protein is encoded by the coding sequence ATGACCGTCGCGGAATCCACTACCCGCCGCTTGCACTTCGAAGACGTGCGGAAGAGCTACGGAAGTACTCCTGCCGTCGCCGGTCTTTCGCTCAGCGTGCATTCGGGAGAAATCGTCGGATTGATTGGTCCCGACGGCGCCGGCAAGACAACGGCGATGCGGATCGCCTGCGCCCTCTTGCTGCCGGATGGCGGAACGATTGAGGTCATGGAGCGGGACGTGGTGCGACATCCGATGACCGCCAAACACCACATCGGCTACATGCCGCAGCGGTTCAGTCTTTATCCCGATCTGACGGTGGCCGAGAATCTTCGCTTCTTCGCGGACCTCTACGAAGTGCCGGCGAAGAAACGAGCCGAGCAGGAGCAGCGACTGATGCAGTTCAGCCGCCTGGAACCGTTTCGCAATCGTCGCGCGGGCAAGCTGTCGGGCGGGATGAAGCAGAAACTCGCGCTCTCCTGCACGTTGATTCACACTCCGGAAATTCTCATCTTAGACGAACCCACCACCGGTGTGGATCCTCTCAGCCGTCAGGAGTTCTGGACGATCCTGCGCGAGCTTGCGAGTCGCGGACATGCGCTGCTCGTCAGTACTCCCTACATGGATGAGGCGGAACTCTGCGACCGGGTGGCGCTCATGTATCGAGGACGCGTGCTGGCCGCGGGAACTCCGAGCGAAGTGACCGGGCAATTCCGTCGTCGCTTGCTGGAGATCACGGGACGCGACGCGGCGACTACGTTCCGTCGTTTGTCATCGGAGATCGTCGGCGATATCCGCGTCAATCGGTTCGGCGAACGGGTGCACGTCGTATACGACACGGATGAGCAGGAAACATGGGTTCGTAGGCAAATAAAGGAGGCCGATATTACGGTGCGCGCCGTGCAACCGACCATTGAAGACGTCTTCGTCGAGCGGATGGGACGCGGCGAGGAACTGGCGTGA